From Stegostoma tigrinum isolate sSteTig4 chromosome 1, sSteTig4.hap1, whole genome shotgun sequence:
ggatacagatcctgggtaaataggcgacaggtttagatagagattCTGTATCAATGCAGGCttggaggtccgaagggcctgatcctgcactgtaattttctttgttctttgttctttgataaaaCCTTAAGGCAAACATGGAGACCTTGGCCAATAAGAAATGGGTGGAAGTTCACCAGCTTGTGTTTCCAGTAGTATACAGACTGGAAATATTGTGGGTAGCACACAAATTACCTGTAGGAGTGAGGAAGACCCAtgctaagatacagaagcatttctgtTGGGTGGATTGCATTAAGatatggttgaattttgccataccTGTCATATGTGTCAGGCgggaggaaagccacaggcagtaataaaacaaGCACCTTTGATGGTAATTCCCTCATTTGAAGAAACTTTCACATGTGTTATGATTGATTGTATAGGTCCCCTctctaaaaccaaaagtgggaaccaaTGTTTCCTAAACATGATGGATGTGTCTGCCAGATTTCCAGAGGCAATTAcattatggaatgtcaaggcaaaaaaggtttagaggagttgtttgctttctttaccagTTATGAACTACTAGGCAGATTCAACCAGGACAAGGCTCCAATTTTACTGACAAATTACTTGAGGAgatcatggatagtttaggcattcAACAGATCCGTACCATCCTGAATctcagggagcattggaaaggtggcatcagaccctcAAGACCATGTTGAGACTtcattgccaggattacccaaaaaaattggaataaatgtatcccatttatattatttgctattagaAATGTTCCAAATGAATCCATTCATTTTACTCTATTTGAAATGATATTTGGACATGAAGTGAGAGGGCTGTTAAAATTAATCGAGGAAAAATTGATAGGTCCGAAGTGAGAGATCTCACAGATGGATTGTGTATCTGAgctgagagaaagattaaacaggatGGGTGAATTAGCAGGgcaacatttgaaggtggcacagcaccTGATAAAGTAAGAAGCaggtaagaaatctaaaatttgcaCATTTGCCCATGGGTAAAAAAGTATTGGTACTATCACCAGTGGTAgaagatcccttcaaagcaaggtttagtggtccctatcagattgagaagaaattGAGTCAGGTGAGCTATCTGGTAAAGGTGCCAGATAGAAAAAGCCTTTCTTCATTATGTTACGTGAACGGGCTGAAACTttactatgacagggaaaggaAAGCAGAGAAACAGGTACTAATTACTGCCATTCATTGAGGAATCAAATCCAAAGATtctgattttgatgtgcctcataATAAGTTGAATAATGAGGATATCCTGCAAGAACGGGATAAGGTAGTAAGCTATCTGTCTCAGCAACAGAGAACTgttagtaaaagcttctttcaatacataagaaacaaacaagaggcaaaagtagatattgcgctgctccaaattgatgctggaaggttaGTGATgcgagataaggaaatagctgaagaacttaataagtacttttgcgtcagtcttcacagtggaagacatgagtagtatgccaacaattaaggagagtcagggggcagagttgagtatggtgggcattacaaaagagaaagtactAGAAAAGCTagaaggtctaaaaattgataaatctccagaCCCTGATGGGCTAtgtcctagagttctgagggaggtggctgaggaaatagtggaggctttggtcgtgatctttcaaaagtcactggagtcaggggaagccccagatgattggaaaattgctgttgtaaccccctcgtttaagaaaggatcaaggcaaaagatggaaaattataggccaattagacTAACCTCGgaagttggtaaaattctagaatccattgtcaaggatgagatttctaaattcctggaactgcagggtcagattaaaacaagtcagcatggttttagtaaggggaggtcatgcctgacaaacctgttagaattctttgaagaggtaacaagtatgttagaccaggggaacccagtagatgttatctatctagacttccaaaaggcctttgatacggtgcctcacgggaggctgctgagcaaggtgagggcccatagtgttcgaggtgagctactggcttggactgaggattggctgtctgacagaaggcagagagttgggataaaaggctcttttttggaatggcaaccggtgatgagtggtgtcccgcagggttcagtgttgggacaacagctgttcaccttatatattaatgatttggatgaagggactggggacattctggagacgtttgccgatgatacaaagataggtggacaggcaggtagtactgaggaggtggggaggctgcagaaagatttagacagtttaggagagtggtccaggaaatggctgatgaaattcaatgagagcaaatgtgaagttttgcactttggaaaaaagaatacgggcatggactattttctaaatggtgagaaaattcgcaaagcagaaatacaaagggatctgggagtgttggtccaggattctctaaaagttaacatGTAGGTCGAGTCCATAactaagaaagcgaatgtaatgatgtcatttatctcaagagggttggaatataaaagcagcgatgtgcttctgacactttataaagctctagttaggccccatttagaatactgtgcccaattttgggccccacacctcgggaaggacatactggcgctggagcgcgtccagcggagattcacgcggatgatccctggaatggtaggtttaacgtacgatgaacagctaatgatcctgggattgtactcattagagtttagaaggttgaggggagatctaatagaaacttacaagataatgtatggtttagaaggggtggatgctaggaagttgtttccgttaggcggggagactagggcctgtgggcacagccttaaaattagagggggtaaatgtaaaactgaaatgagatgacatttcttcagccagagagtggtgggcttttggaattcattgccacagagtgcagtggaggccgggacgttggattccttcaaggcagagatcgacaaattcttgatctcagaaggaatcaagggctatggtgagagtgcagggaagtggagttgaaatgcccatcagccatgatttaaatggcagagtggacttggtgggccaaatggccttgcttccactcctacgtcttatggtcttatcgtcTAGCTGAATTAAAAGACTTGTCGCAGCACAACGAGGACATACATAGAAATAGAAATGGGAAGGACAAATACTATAGTACATGAGGAGGacatagggaatgctgttctgataaaacaacaccccaacaggcttaatcctctcataGCAGCACAGGTGCAGAAGGAAATGGAAGCAATGCTCTAAGAAGTCATTGAGCCAAGTCAAAGTGCATGGAGTTCACCAATTGTATTTGTccccaaacctgatggtacttTGTTATTCTGGGTTACCAGAAGGCCAACACCGTAACTAAATCCGACTCATACCTGATTCCAAGGCTGGAAAACAGTGTGGAAAATGCTGGACAAGCCACTCgtatcacaaagttggacttaattcatggttactggcaagtacctttgttggagagagcaaaagaagtttctccttttgTAACCcccaaatgggctgtatcaatttaaagcaatgccctttggaatgaaggatgctccagccacatttcaaagacttaaagacagagttgtggcaggatttaCTAATTGTGCCATCTATACAGATGACTTGTAGAGATCTTTAGCCATTCGTAgaaagatcacatggtgcatttggcagTGGTCTTTGAAAGACAATGGAAGGCAAAACTGGTTATAAATTtagcaaaaactgaatttgctAAGGCAGAAGTGACATTCTTTGGGCTCAACATCAGGTACGGACAGATGGCACAAAGGAATGTGAAGATGAAGGCCATCAATGAATTTCCAAAACCATCCTCAAAGAAGGAAGTGCTACTTTTTTGGGTTTGAGtggattctacaggaaatttgtaccaaactttagAAGTGTGGTGGCACCACTGATGGATTTATTAAACAAGAGCATGAAATTTTGGGGGATAGAACAATGCCAGGggacatttgagaatttaaaatcaatgttAACCACCACACCAGTTTTAGCTACGCCAAATTTCTTAAAGCTTTAAAGTTGCTATCAACGTAAGCAATATAGGGGTTGGAGCCGTAGTGTTGCAGGAGGATTATTGTGGCGTTAAAAggccaattggttatttttcaaagaaattcaatagccaccagagaaaatattcaaccatTGAAAAAATAGTGAGTTTGGTACTGGTCTTACagcattttaatgtttatatTACGAACAATGTATCAGTCAGTTGTGTATTCCGAATACAACACTTTGTCATTTTTCCAAAAATTTAAGGACAAGACCACCAGATGATTTTGTTGGAGCCTTGTgatacaagcatttaatttacaaaTTGTACATGTTACAGATcatgaaaatgttattgcagatGTGTCATTGtgggtttaaaagaaaatatgtGTATAAGGTAGAAATAGTAGTGTTCAATGTTATGTATATAGAATTAATATGAAATGTGTAATTTTAGACTAATGCATTTTGGATTTCGTAATGATGgtgttaaatttttttaaaaatctattcataattatggttttttttcttaaatgggGAGGCTAGAAGGCAGAATGTTAGAATGTGTTTGTCAACATGATTGGGGGAAGAGTGTGTAGTTCCTTTTAAGAGGTCATGGGCATTTCTAAACTTGGAGATAAAAACAAGTCTGCAAGCAGCTACAGATGCACAGACggttctaaaattgaaacatatGTGTCAATTGGCTGTGTGGTTGGCAAACTATGCTTATTTTGACATTAAGGCAACCAGCTTAAATATCAGTCACTttatttaaaccaggccctagacaccaaaacccaattaaatttaactCCAATGATGTTGACAACCTAGGACAATCCTACTAGAAGAAAATTGACAGGTCCTCAAGGGAATATAAGAGGGTGTTTTGAAAATCAGCATGACAGTGAACTGCCTTGGAAGAGTAAAAGTAAAACTCTGGTTCTCACAAATCTTTAAACTCTCTGACTAAGCATCATCTAGAAGGTACCATGGCGCCCTAAGCTAATATTCCTGGTATAAGGCTTCAATGAAGAAAGAATTCCTGACTGAAAAATAGCAGGGAAGGCAGGGAACTTTCCAGAAGACTCATCCTGGCTATAGTTTTGAGAGcccaagttttattttaattttgttattactttggtttatataagtgggacttatatCTGTTAGAACAGcatgccattagaattttgttctgcttgggaatagttagcagttaagagggaattgttcagtttgttggtagttctgttaatttgttcactgttagagttagataaataaattgttatttgttgcttataaagtgagtatcagggatttctttcagaTTGGGAGGTGAAAGGCACATTATATtatttttcccatttcctttagcagattatgaggtgaggcaagcttctctgggtgtttcggttttaaTTGTCAGAGGGGTTCGACTTTTGCTGTGTAACATTACTCAGCATCAATGAGGTATTGAATCTGGGATCTGTTTGTCTGCTTATTTGATGAGTTAGTACATTGAACAAACAGCAGAAAGGGAGACTTTGATCCCATTAGCCTTTTTGTGACATGAAAGGGCAGTGTGATAAAACCCTCAATTGCATCATCTGTTCTTAACACTTCCCTACAAAACAAATGCACTCGGCAACATTTACTCTTGTTGTTTCAGGTACATCTTTGGACCTACTATTGTAAGAGAACTACCGCCCAACAgtgtgaaaaatgaaaaaaattataGAAACAATGACATTAAACATGAGGCGTCATTTCACAACAGCAGCATCAAAACTAACAATATTGTCACTTCAACTTTGGACAAAGTGATAAACTTGGAAGAACAAAATATAGAAATTACaaggaaggaaatgaatgtaACACGTGCAGAAGAAAAAacagtggaaggtgttgaagaCAACACTGACAATGTTGTAATACGTGCACTGAATAATAAACTTGCACATCCAGAGTCTTACACAGTTACAGAACGTGATGAAATAACTCAAACCGCTAATACAGGTAACTGTTCCTCAAACAATAACATAAGAGAGACATCTGAGGATGAACTGACACAGCACCATGACCCAGAAACAGAAAGTGATTGCCAAATAGTCAATGGGCCATCCACGGAACATCCCACTGAAGCAGAAAACATCGAGAAAGCATGTGAAGTGCATGAAGGAGGAGACAAAACAACTGACAAGAAAATTGACTTTGTAAATAACAGTAAACTGTTGCATATGCAAAATAATGAAGTAAATCGATACAATCTGGAAACTGACACAGAAAAAGTCAAATCTTCATCCAACCAATCTTCTAATTCGGAAATGAATACCATAAATGTGTATGAAGATCTAGAAAACACGCCCTCTAGTATTACTGATGAAGCACCTAGCAATGATTTGTTTGAAGAAGTGAAACTCTGGGTAGATGGGGAAGATCCGGAGGTGGTTGCTGCACTTGCAGCACTGGAAGCAGCAACAGCAGGACAGGATGATGATCTGGAGGATTAGACTGTGCTAAACGACATGGgactcactgaaacacactgatattAAGCATTTAATATATTTTTGGGTTTCAAATGGCTTCCCTAGTCATCAGAACCTTACGACTGTGGCATCTGATTAACATGATACCAGTTATTGTTTCTAAACTGAAAAGTAGCTAAAAGATAAAAGGACCAGGGCATGGATCACTTGACTTGGATATTTTTGGCAGGCAACCATGCCAATTTGGGCACAATAAGAGTTACCTTTggaaggtgggatggtggtatTGAAAAAGAGCACAGACAACATGCACGTGAGTGAATCAAAATGCCAAATCAGTTCCAGCATCTTGGAAGCTTTGAGTCCCAGACACACTACAATACCCAAACAATTATTCTTAGCCTGCATTTAGTTCAAAGAACAAGAAGGGGCCAGGACCTGTAGTAACTCTGGACAAATTATTCTGTTGGTCTGATTTCCTGGTCATTTCATATGATCTGAATGGGGCAGATCAAACTTGTGTTTGTTCCCAGCATGATGGAAACTCTTCAAGGTTCTTTCTTTCAGCATAACCAACTTTTCAACCAGCAAGAGCACATTTGCGGTCATGACCTTTCAATTCGTCTTTACCAATGCCGTCATGGGGTACTTTGTGCCTGGTgtaatgtagaaacagcaccattACTGCATTAAGTCCGTCATTGTATTTTCCTTTGAGATTTTCAGTGTTTATTCTCACTCTTTTGGTCACCCCCTTAACCTTAATCATCGCTCTTTAAGAGCAGTTCACTGTAATGTAGAAATGTCATAAAGGTGgtggccattcaatccattatatCTCTGGTGGCCAAAAAGAGCAAACTtgcctaatcccactttccagacCTGTAGGCTTCAACACTAAGCAGTACCTTTTCAATGTGATGAGGTGTTCTGTCTATTGCAGTTTTTCAATGAGTGAGTTTGTGCTTCCTTTATATTCAAACCTAAATTATCAGTCTTTTGAATGAAAATCAAGAGACCAGCATTGAACCTGATGGAACCCCAATGGAAGTTATGGAAGTAACTCCTGGCCAATGTTACATGCCACTTTACATCCAGTCTGCAACTTTCCCCTTGGTCTGATTACTTCTTACTTTGCAGATTAGTCAGCATGTGGGATCTCCTTAAAAGCCTTCTTAAATCCCTTGTAAACTAAATCAACCAAATTACCCTCGTCCACCCTCTTTGCTACCACTTCAAAACTAGCAATCTGTAAGACTGAATCTTCActtcataaagccatgttgactatccttgaTTAATCCATATTTTTCAACACAACAATGAACACTATCCCTCAGAATACTTTGTAGTAATTTGGGCTGGGTACCCTGTAATTACTTGAGCAATACCCTCCTCTCTTTTTAAACAACAGTTACACTATTAACAACTGTCACAACATCTCAGAAGATTTCAGAGCCTCCATTACCTCCTTCCTTGTTTCTTTGAGCTGCATGGAGTACATTTTAGGCATAATGAGTTTCCTACTTTCAAAGATGCCAAACACTTcaatatttcctctctcactatCTATGCCAATAGAACACTTCACACTCCTTTTTAAACTACAATGTTTGCATCATTCCCATAAccagtaaaaacaaaatattcatcAAGAACCATGACCGTGTTTTTTATCTTCACTTGGTCATTAATTGGCCCTGCACTTAGTTATCTTCTTGTTTATTGACTCTTTCTTAAACATCTTTAGATTCTCATTGATGTTATTTGCTGTTAATTAATGAAGCCTTGTTTTTGCTATCCTAATTTCCTTTTAGTTTCATCCTGCATCTTTTTTACAACTTCCAGGTTTTCTGCAGTAATGAGTCTTAATTGTTGACATAAGCTTGGTTTTACCTTATCATACATTCTCTGTCTTTGACTTATTTCcagggcatagaacatagaacatagaacaatacagcgcagaacaggcccttcgcccctcgatgttgcaccaacctgtgaactgctctaagcccctcccccttaGTTTAACACACCTTGTCCTTCAAATGACTTCGTCACGTTCTCTTATCCAAGCTGTAAACTGGGATAGGAGACCAAttctcggagataatgggaactgcagatgctgaagattccgagataataaagtgtagagctggatgaacacagcaagccaagcatgCTGCTAAgatgccctgctgtgttcatccagctctacactttgttatcgagcaGACCAATCGTCATTGCTTTTAGCAAGTGTACATTAGCCCATTGTATGCTGGCCAACTTAAACACAACAAAACTGTTGTAGTGCCATACAGTGTATGAAAATTTTCCATGGTacagttttttgtttgtttacaaATACACTGAGCCACATATATCTTTGGCAAAGGATTTAATACAGAACAGATATGTTGGTGTACTTTCTACAAAGTACACAATAAATCCCTGCAGAGAAAGAGCAGGCATTCATGCTGTAGCATGTGGTAAAAAGGTATCTGTGGCCAAAATTTTACCAATAGACAAAACTGTAACCAAATAAAAAGATCATTATAACGCAGAGCAAACTGGCGAGGAAGAAAACAACATAAAAATACGTACAAATACAGTCAGCATCTCTGAAATTGATATTAATAGGAAGAAGTTCATGTTTATATTACTATCTGGCTGATGAAACCTGTGCCTTTTAAGTGGTGGATAAGATGTCAAATGCAATCACAAAAACTGCCATAGATATGATTGTCCAGACAGCTGGAGTAATAAATGTACTGTATATATTGCAAAAGGTCAATGTACTGACTGTGAATGAAAGCACTTATCACTTATTGCAATAATCTCAGAAGATGTGAGAGCAGCCTGGAGTCACAAGTCTCAGCGGACTTGATTGGAAATTCTGTACACATAATATATTCAAATACAATATTGTAAATTCTATTTCAATTGTTTTACCAATTGTAAAGCTTTTCTATAAACTGTCAATACTTTGTATGAAACTTAATATGCAGCATGTTAGTTAAAAACAATTGAAGCTGCAGCAAAAAAACTATCACTTTTCCATTTAGAAATGTTAACTTGGATAATATTAACTTATATAAAGAAACATCATGAATACTATTAATGGTTTTGTTTCTGGACATTTTATGTGGACTACAATAAAATATTTGTTATAAGCTACAATCCTCTATTATATTATAAACTTTATGACACAGCGCTTTGTTAATATTAGGCAAATTAGCAAGAGTTATTTTCACAAAGAGCAACAGTGCATCAGCATGCATATCTCAATTTCTAGTTTGGTCATACTTGGAAGTTCTTCATCATATTTTCCAGCACAGGTTCAATTTAGCATTCAGGCATTTACTATAAACATCAAATACAGACAAGCATCACACTTAGTTTTCAAATCTCTATATATTGCTCCTATGATATCATAAGGCATGTGAACCCTTTTCTGTGGATCATTTTGACTCTAGCCATTGCCACTTACCTCCAGTTACACCCGCAAACATATTAAGAATGCTGCAGCGTTATCCTTCACTGACAATAGGACAAACTATGGggcattttgtttattttgctcACCGAGAATAATAGACTCACGCACACTTCGGCAGCTTCTGAAAATGGGCACAGTGATCACAATTTGTGATCAAACCATGCCATCGATTCTGAAACAGGAAACTACCTTGGTATTGTAGCATGTGTCCAGGACAATGTATACTACTGAGCAACGGCCTGTCTGATTCAAGCCAGTTACTACTCTGTAAAGTCAGCAGACAACTCCAACCGGTTTTGGAATTCACTCCAGAAGTGAGTTTGAACTGagaacagcatttttttttaaaggcaccATGTGACAAAGGGTTTGTTCCAAAGTTCTCCAGTAGTACTGGAAGCCTTGGTGCAAGCAGGAGTAAGTTTCCTTTCAAGAAGCCACACCAGCATAAGCACTGAAAGCCATGCAATCAAAGCTAGCAGTCTAACCACAAGTACCTGGGTGCAGTGTTTCAAGTGATTTAATGATCTCACAAGCAGTGAAGATCAGTCAATGCATTTTCAAATACCTTCTCCTAAAACTGCACCTCCACCATCACTGAGTTCAatgcattgcatcccattacctatTTAACAACTATCTGCATCAAGCACAAATCATGCCTTACATTGACAGTATCATCTTGCTATCACAAATTTTCACACACAGTAACATTATAATTTAAGACAAAAACATTTAAAACCTGATAACTTCAAGCAGCACCATAGGGGAGACAAAAGGAGTTTTTGCTCATTCAGTCACCGAACAATTGAAGCTTACGACCAGAATCACATTACTAAGCATCATTGTTCATgatcctctatctctctctctcattcactctgcCAGAAAGGTAGAAACGGTCTTACAACTCTTCAACATCCATTCTATCATAACTTAGTCAGTGGCACAAGCACTGGCTTGTGGACACATAAAGTGAAATGGGGCATTCCAATAAAACACACAAACTGAAACGTACTCCATTCATGGGTAAAATTTTCTTTAATACAGCAAAACTTATCTTTCTCCAAACATTATcattaatttcaaaatttacttTATTTCTCTCACCTTCTCTGTGTACACAGTAAATAAATACAGCTGCAACTGGCAGTTTTTAACTCTTTTTGCTGAACTCTtcataatgaaaacaaaaaaaacttcaagaaAAACCCTGGTGTTGGAATTCAAACATTCCAATATTTTCTAGTAAATCTGGAACTATTAAACTGTCCTTGTCATCGTCTGTCCACCCTTGGACAAATATAACTACTTCTATAAAAGAATCTACATTGTAGTTCTCTGAAAGGGCTTTGCTACGCTGATTTAGTCAAAATATTCTTCCAAAGACATATTTTCCAATTATCTTTAAATGTAACATTATGTATCTTTCCAAGAACCTCTACTGGGTCAGCTTAATGGGCCAACTTTTGTAAGATATCTTCCCTGCAGAAACtatgtcaaaaatcacatgacactaggttatcgtccaacagatCTGTTTGGAAACATGAGCATttggagtctcgctccttcttcaggtgttagtaagAGTTGTGGCATCAGACTCACAACTTATAAGCAAAGGGTAAAAGTGTCACAGagctgatgcaaatgtattgaacaaaccgaAGATGggctgttgaatctttaatcagtaaggaaggagatgcaggttttgattgattaattagtaaatctcagaatttctttcaagtcgcTGCTCCAAGATAACTAAAGATTTTTTTCAGTATATCGGAGgtaacatctcaggtcagacaatgcattttaggtgtgaggccttgtttacaaTCTGTCTGCGTTTTACCTTGGAGTCGCAATGGttctatttccaaagtaggaatttataaattgCCACATTGGCCTACAAATTATgtgcttttgaacaaaatagcATGTATCTGCAATTAGAAATctacaaatgcaaattcaccccatgtatttatatgtgtgtgtgtgtgtgtgtagtaggCTTGAGTATAAGACTACGTGTGAGAGAGTATGTATATGAGAGAggatatgtgtttgtgtatgtatgtgtctttgtgagagagagacagagggagagagtgtataGAGTGGTGGGGTCTCCTCTAGTGCGACATGAATCCATGAGGTTTGGTACCCAAGAGGacggcctcaaccaggatcttgtgTTAAAGTTGCACTACAGATGACGACACTacactaaacacacacacacacgtatacatgcGCACAAACTGTCTcacagtcacactgaccctctttcatatacacacacacacacacaaacatattctattttgttcaaaaagcacacaatttgtagacaatggggtattttataaattcctactttgaaaacaaaactggTCTGACTCCAAATTAAAACCCAGACAGATTCGAaatgctgatttacagcatcggcagttttttcggtttttagattctaaacaaggcttcacatCCAAAacgcattgtctgacctgagatccTCAGGCatactgataaaacttttaggTATCTCAGGATAgtaacttgaaaaaaaaatctgggatttgcatattaatcaatcgAAATTGGTgtttcctttctaactgattacagaatcaacagccatcttaggtttgttcaatacattctatgaccctttgatttttGGCTTAtacattctgtgtctgatgccacctccctcactaacacctaAAGAAGGTGCAAGACGCCAAAAGCTtatgtttccaaataaacctgttggacaaggtgttgtgtgatttttgaccttgtccacctcagtccaacaccagcacctccacgtgCAGGAATTAAACATCACTGGTTCCCACATTGGATTGAAACCACTTTGTTTAGGGGTTTCAGGTTTTCCATGGTTTCAGCACCCATGTAGAAGACTTTGAACTGCAAGACCCAATTATAAttatagacatttttaatcaacctgttcagatctgcagcaggtggacttgaagccaggccttctggctcaggtAGGTAAATTACTGCCATGCCACAAGACCCCTACAGTAAGCATGTATTCGCTGACCAGGAATCAAACCTGAACCACAGTGATAAAAGCACCAAATTCTAATGACTAGACCACCTGGAAAGGTTATGAATGTTAACAAACAACAGTAAAGGTTCCATCTCCGTTCAGTCTCCAGCCTCCAACCTCTCAGATAACAGTTGAATGTGGTGCCTAATTACACTATAGAAATTGACATTGAGTTGCAATTAGAAACTGAATATGAGAAATCTTGAGAAAGGTTCTTAGTATTGATTAGTTATGAGACCCATTCAATAAAACACAGTGACAAATACATATAATGAAGGGCTTCTCCCTGCAAGGCCTAGTCATTTTTCTTGCGCAATGTTCCAAAACAGGAAATGATAGCCTAATTTTACCACTTGATGCAAGAACTTGCCactgctgggatatcccagaatggACCATCATCCCTTGCACTGGTACCATCTCTAAAACGGTGTTTTCCATCAGAGAAGCACTATCAATCCAAACCTGCCCTGCACTGTTTATAGCAAAGTTGGAA
This genomic window contains:
- the LOC125455567 gene encoding uncharacterized protein LOC125455567; this encodes MGCRCCRMIRRYIFGPTIVRELPPNSVKNEKNYRNNDIKHEASFHNSSIKTNNIVTSTLDKVINLEEQNIEITRKEMNVTRAEEKTVEGVEDNTDNVVIRALNNKLAHPESYTVTERDEITQTANTGNCSSNNNIRETSEDELTQHHDPETESDCQIVNGPSTEHPTEAENIEKACEVHEGGDKTTDKKIDFVNNSKLLHMQNNEVNRYNLETDTEKVKSSSNQSSNSEMNTINVYEDLENTPSSITDEAPSNDLFEEVKLWVDGEDPEVVAALAALEAATAGQDDDLED